The following proteins come from a genomic window of Dongia rigui:
- a CDS encoding aminotransferase, whose product MGTQGQHLAIASLDQVDPKDIWQKDKDHFVHPWTHFDSFKKDGSLVMGRAEGAYVYDLSGKRYLDGIGGLWCVNIGYGRREIAEAISAQALRMAFYNPFVDTTNVPAAELAAKLASLAPGDLNKVFFTCGGSTANDTAVRIAHYYHAKRGKKSKKQIISRIDAYHGSTYLTGSITGRPADRSPYLHFVDDLVHHVSSPNFYRAHEVLPNGVGKGMTEEQFCDYLIEELEAKILEVGPDNIAVFFAEPVMGAGGVIVPPKGYHKRSLEVCHRHDILYVSDEVVTAFGRLGHFFASEAVFGIVPDMIVTAKGLTSGYQPLGAVIFSDRVYEAMSAEDPDGWFTNGYTYSGHPVACAAGLANIALMEREDLNGHVQKMGPYLEQQLNTLLELPIVGNVRGHKFMMCVENVMDKTTREHFPDAVNIGKRISDHCEKLGLIVRPLGALNVISPPLTLSKEEVDELVSLLRQGIEATMADLKAEGHYKG is encoded by the coding sequence ATGGGTACGCAGGGTCAACATCTTGCCATCGCCAGCCTGGATCAAGTGGATCCGAAGGATATCTGGCAGAAGGACAAGGACCATTTCGTCCATCCCTGGACCCATTTCGACAGCTTCAAAAAGGACGGCTCGCTGGTGATGGGCCGCGCGGAAGGGGCCTATGTCTATGACCTCTCCGGCAAGCGGTATCTGGACGGCATCGGCGGGCTGTGGTGTGTGAACATCGGCTATGGCAGGCGTGAGATTGCCGAGGCGATCTCGGCCCAGGCCTTGCGCATGGCGTTCTACAACCCCTTCGTCGACACCACCAACGTGCCGGCGGCGGAATTGGCGGCCAAGCTCGCCTCCCTCGCACCCGGCGATCTCAACAAGGTCTTCTTCACCTGCGGCGGGTCGACCGCCAACGACACCGCCGTGCGCATCGCGCATTATTATCACGCCAAGCGCGGCAAGAAGTCGAAGAAGCAGATCATCAGCCGCATCGACGCCTATCATGGCAGCACCTATCTCACCGGCTCGATCACGGGGAGGCCCGCCGACCGCTCGCCTTATCTCCATTTCGTCGATGATCTGGTGCACCACGTCTCCTCGCCCAATTTCTACCGCGCGCATGAAGTGCTACCCAATGGCGTCGGCAAGGGGATGACGGAGGAACAGTTCTGCGATTACTTGATCGAGGAATTGGAAGCGAAGATCCTGGAAGTCGGCCCTGACAACATCGCCGTCTTCTTTGCCGAACCCGTGATGGGTGCCGGCGGCGTCATCGTGCCGCCGAAGGGCTATCACAAGCGCTCGCTGGAGGTCTGCCATCGCCACGACATCCTTTATGTGTCGGATGAAGTCGTGACGGCGTTTGGTCGCCTCGGCCATTTCTTCGCCAGCGAGGCCGTGTTCGGCATCGTCCCCGACATGATCGTCACGGCGAAGGGCCTCACCTCCGGCTATCAGCCGCTGGGTGCGGTGATCTTCTCTGACCGCGTCTATGAGGCGATGTCGGCCGAGGATCCCGATGGCTGGTTCACCAATGGCTATACCTATTCCGGCCATCCGGTCGCCTGTGCGGCGGGCCTTGCCAACATCGCGTTGATGGAGCGCGAGGATCTGAACGGCCATGTGCAGAAGATGGGGCCGTATCTGGAGCAGCAGTTGAACACGCTCCTCGAACTCCCCATCGTCGGCAATGTGCGCGGCCACAAGTTCATGATGTGCGTCGAGAACGTCATGGACAAGACGACGCGCGAACACTTCCCCGACGCGGTCAATATCGGCAAGCGCATCTCGGACCATTGCGAGAAGCTCGGCCTCATCGTGCGGCCGCTCGGCGCCTTGAACGTCATCTCCCCGCCCCTCACCCTCAGCAAGGAAGAGGTGGATGAACTCGTCTCGCTTCTCCGCCAGGGCATCGAGGCCACAATGGCCGATCTCAAAGCCGAAGGGCATTACAAGGGGTAA